In Streptomyces violaceusniger Tu 4113, one DNA window encodes the following:
- a CDS encoding phage tail sheath family protein has translation MAGEALPGVSLAFAPRDSDTEPLRTDVAAFLGRLRRGPVATPVRVESWNDVVGTFGPPEGAFATPYALRGFFENGGRTAWVLRVSGPATTGRTAWTAGPLSGWDTTRYQVVATSPGAWANGGRVAIRYQASTVAGPPTVGVRVMMPGEPPETFPGLPPAGLADRLIASRYIRLVPDGPPPPPGRPGPISMSWDLTLAGGADAAPTRDAYTDAVAVQAELPEPALVALPDLGADLSGAAHTDAVLELLRSVQPLHDRLAVLDVPPGLSSVDQAVDWVGALAATGDSGLLGCAAVYHPPLRTPDGQDVRTVPASGHVLGVIARLDGERGAHHTPAGAVILEAVDLAAEYPEPQQIRLFDAGLDLIRCTRGRGLVVWGGRTLSADPGTRYVAHRRLVHLLVRAIRRAASPLVFDVNSAELRLTLVRALTSVLLSAYRAGALAGARPEQAFRVVCDDTNNPPEQDPGQLVCEIEVAPAVPMEFIRLRLVLGQDRGLEVIEA, from the coding sequence ATGGCAGGCGAAGCGCTCCCCGGCGTATCCCTCGCGTTCGCGCCACGCGACTCCGACACGGAGCCGCTGCGCACCGATGTGGCGGCGTTCCTGGGCCGGCTCCGCCGCGGCCCGGTCGCCACTCCGGTCCGCGTGGAGAGCTGGAACGACGTCGTGGGCACCTTCGGGCCGCCGGAGGGCGCCTTCGCCACCCCGTACGCACTGCGCGGCTTCTTCGAGAACGGCGGCCGCACCGCCTGGGTGCTCCGCGTGTCCGGGCCGGCCACCACGGGCCGGACAGCGTGGACGGCCGGGCCGCTGAGCGGCTGGGACACCACGCGCTACCAGGTGGTCGCCACCAGCCCGGGCGCCTGGGCCAACGGCGGGCGCGTCGCCATCCGTTACCAGGCCAGCACCGTCGCCGGGCCGCCCACCGTGGGCGTACGGGTCATGATGCCCGGTGAGCCGCCCGAGACCTTCCCCGGACTGCCGCCCGCCGGGCTGGCCGACCGGCTGATCGCATCCCGCTACATCCGGCTGGTCCCGGACGGGCCGCCACCGCCACCGGGGCGGCCCGGCCCGATCTCGATGTCCTGGGACCTGACGCTCGCGGGCGGCGCCGACGCTGCGCCCACCCGCGACGCGTACACGGACGCCGTGGCCGTACAGGCCGAACTGCCGGAACCGGCGCTGGTGGCGCTGCCGGACCTGGGCGCGGACCTGTCCGGCGCCGCCCACACCGACGCGGTGCTCGAACTGCTGCGGAGCGTACAGCCGTTGCACGACCGCCTCGCCGTGCTGGACGTGCCGCCCGGGCTGTCCTCCGTGGACCAGGCGGTCGACTGGGTGGGCGCTCTCGCGGCCACCGGCGACAGCGGGCTGCTCGGCTGCGCCGCCGTCTACCACCCGCCGCTGCGCACCCCCGACGGGCAGGACGTGCGCACCGTCCCGGCGTCCGGCCACGTCCTGGGCGTCATCGCCCGCCTCGACGGCGAGCGCGGGGCGCACCACACGCCCGCGGGCGCCGTGATCCTGGAGGCGGTCGACCTCGCCGCCGAATACCCCGAGCCGCAGCAGATCCGGCTGTTCGACGCGGGACTCGACCTGATCCGCTGCACCCGCGGGCGGGGGCTGGTGGTGTGGGGCGGGCGCACCCTGTCCGCCGACCCGGGCACCCGCTACGTCGCCCACCGCCGGCTGGTGCATCTGCTGGTGCGCGCGATCCGGCGGGCGGCGAGCCCGCTGGTGTTCGACGTCAACTCGGCCGAGCTGCGGCTGACGTTGGTACGCGCGCTGACCTCCGTGCTCCTCTCGGCCTACCGGGCCGGGGCCCTCGCCGGCGCCCGGCCCGAGCAGGCGTTCCGAGTGGTGTGCGACGACACGAACAACCCGCCCGAGCAGGACCCGGGGCAACTGGTCTGCGAGATCGAGGTCGCCCCGGCCGTCCCCATGGAGTTCATCCGGCTGCGTCTCGTACTCGGCCAGGACCGAGGTCTGGAGGTGATCGAGGCGTGA
- a CDS encoding phage tail protein has translation MSLDPLPKYRFLVTLDPGDAYLPAAQALLLPLAASGAFQEVTGLGAQLEVTSYAEGGRNDSVHQLPLRHSWNRITLKRGVVRDPGLWSWYRTGLADSLGARRDGAVIVLGPDGVPGAAWAFHGGLAAKWTGPDLHAEQNAIAIESLEIAHEGLTKVLQDAAASALPRLSQGR, from the coding sequence GTGAGCCTGGATCCGCTGCCGAAATACCGCTTCCTGGTCACCCTCGACCCCGGCGACGCGTATCTGCCCGCCGCGCAGGCGCTGCTGCTGCCCCTGGCCGCCTCCGGCGCGTTCCAGGAGGTCACGGGGCTCGGCGCACAGCTCGAGGTGACGAGCTACGCGGAGGGCGGCCGCAACGACTCGGTCCACCAACTGCCCCTGCGCCACTCATGGAACCGGATCACGCTCAAGCGCGGGGTGGTGCGCGACCCGGGGTTGTGGTCCTGGTACCGGACCGGGCTCGCCGACTCGCTCGGCGCCCGCCGCGACGGAGCGGTGATCGTGCTCGGCCCGGACGGGGTGCCCGGCGCGGCGTGGGCCTTCCACGGCGGACTCGCCGCCAAGTGGACCGGCCCGGACCTGCACGCGGAGCAGAACGCGATCGCCATCGAGTCGCTGGAGATCGCGCACGAGGGGCTGACGAAGGTCCTGCAGGACGCCGCGGCGAGCGCCTTGCCGCGCCTGAGCCAAGGGAGGTGA
- a CDS encoding putative phage tail protein: protein MTIHHLEVRFQVDGDDGAVFTRLFNKHIQAWARLYEDQCARAQHTQGERSFGDGEVHL from the coding sequence GTGACCATTCACCATCTCGAGGTCCGGTTCCAGGTGGACGGCGACGACGGCGCCGTGTTCACCCGCCTGTTCAACAAGCACATCCAGGCGTGGGCGAGGTTGTACGAGGACCAGTGCGCGCGCGCCCAACACACCCAGGGCGAACGCAGCTTCGGCGACGGGGAGGTCCACCTATGA
- a CDS encoding CIS tube protein, with amino-acid sequence MSVTPVSFARQGAAKARLEIVRPVIADERQRRIPLRFNPTDYKLSKSNTFAEITIPGLETPPLQYVRGGTETLTVQALVDTSDTLENVRKLYVNAVRNLLRPDSREHAPPVVRFVWDEEVFTGVVEKLDVNYQLFRPDGVPLRAMLDLSLKEFRTAAVQVAETPRSSPTVEKSYVVRRGDTLSSISAALYRRPDAWRELARANGISDPRELRPGRVLTVPRLP; translated from the coding sequence ATGAGCGTGACGCCCGTGTCCTTCGCCCGACAGGGCGCCGCCAAGGCCCGGCTGGAGATCGTGCGGCCGGTGATCGCCGACGAGCGGCAGCGGCGGATCCCGCTGCGGTTCAACCCCACCGACTACAAGCTCAGCAAGAGCAACACCTTCGCCGAGATCACCATCCCCGGCCTGGAGACACCGCCCCTGCAGTACGTCCGCGGCGGCACGGAGACCCTCACCGTGCAGGCGCTGGTGGACACCTCCGACACGCTGGAGAACGTACGGAAGCTCTACGTCAACGCGGTGCGCAACCTGCTGCGGCCCGACAGCCGCGAACACGCCCCGCCGGTCGTCCGGTTCGTCTGGGACGAGGAGGTCTTCACCGGCGTCGTGGAGAAGCTGGACGTCAACTACCAGCTCTTCCGGCCGGACGGCGTGCCGCTGCGGGCCATGCTGGACCTCTCGCTCAAGGAGTTCCGTACGGCCGCCGTACAGGTCGCCGAGACCCCGCGCTCGTCGCCCACGGTGGAGAAGAGCTATGTGGTGCGCCGCGGCGACACGCTCAGCTCCATCTCCGCCGCACTGTACCGGCGGCCCGACGCCTGGCGGGAGCTGGCCCGCGCCAATGGCATCAGCGACCCGCGGGAGCTGCGGCCGGGCCGTGTGCTGACCGTGCCCCGGCTGCCGTGA
- a CDS encoding phage late control D family protein → MSTPTPEVASPDRYAPEFDVRIEGLEMDPSTKNDIIDIKVNRDIDELSGFDLTLNNWDDAHLRFKHSDSPRFRLGGRVSVRLGYADKLLTVATGTISTLSPKFTDGASPTVQVSGVDGLLRLKDRKPTENETKIYRNLPDWRIAEQIAQRNHLRIEVTREGPTHDRVVQKNQDDATFLLERAKRLDFDCYILPDATTGEDTLYFIKPTDGRDGRPIRLYRLAYAPGLSTGPTGRPAGLIPNLIEFTPTLTVSQQVSKVTVRGWDPRAKQPIAFTATAENLPAGQNTADGQSGPQAAESTLQGRQEVVVDAPVGSDQEARELAISLLRERAYEFITATGKVAGLPELRPGDNLEIYGLGRRFSGTYFVKRVEHTLNTSGFFTQFTARRIHQGDQ, encoded by the coding sequence ATGAGCACCCCCACACCCGAGGTCGCGTCGCCCGACCGGTACGCGCCCGAGTTCGATGTGCGCATCGAGGGCCTGGAGATGGACCCGTCCACCAAGAACGACATCATCGACATCAAGGTGAACCGGGACATCGACGAGTTGTCCGGGTTCGACCTCACCCTGAACAACTGGGACGACGCCCATCTGCGGTTCAAGCACAGCGATTCGCCGCGCTTCCGGCTCGGCGGCCGGGTCTCGGTGCGGCTCGGCTACGCCGACAAACTGCTCACCGTCGCCACCGGCACCATCTCCACGCTCAGCCCGAAGTTCACCGACGGCGCGTCGCCGACCGTCCAGGTCAGCGGGGTGGACGGGCTGCTGCGGCTCAAGGACCGCAAGCCCACCGAGAACGAGACCAAGATCTACCGCAATCTGCCCGACTGGCGGATCGCCGAGCAGATCGCCCAGCGCAACCACCTGCGCATCGAGGTCACCAGGGAAGGGCCCACCCACGACCGGGTGGTGCAGAAGAACCAGGACGACGCGACGTTCCTGCTGGAGCGGGCCAAGCGGCTCGACTTCGACTGCTACATCCTCCCCGACGCCACGACCGGCGAGGACACGCTGTACTTCATCAAGCCGACCGACGGCCGCGATGGCCGCCCGATCCGGCTGTACCGGCTGGCGTACGCGCCGGGGCTGAGCACCGGCCCCACCGGCCGGCCCGCTGGGCTGATCCCCAACCTGATCGAGTTCACCCCGACCCTGACCGTCTCCCAGCAGGTCAGCAAGGTCACCGTGCGCGGCTGGGACCCCCGTGCCAAACAGCCGATCGCGTTCACCGCGACCGCCGAGAACCTTCCCGCCGGGCAGAACACGGCGGATGGGCAGAGCGGGCCGCAGGCCGCCGAATCCACTCTGCAGGGCCGCCAGGAGGTCGTGGTCGACGCGCCCGTCGGCAGCGACCAGGAGGCCCGCGAACTGGCGATCAGCCTGTTGCGCGAGCGGGCGTACGAGTTCATCACCGCGACCGGCAAGGTGGCGGGCCTGCCCGAGCTGCGGCCCGGCGACAACCTGGAGATCTACGGCCTCGGCCGCCGCTTCTCGGGCACCTACTTCGTCAAGCGGGTCGAGCACACCCTCAACACCAGTGGTTTCTTCACCCAGTTCACCGCTCGGCGGATCCATCAGGGGGACCAGTGA
- a CDS encoding phage baseplate assembly protein V, which translates to MRGTPRARSTDRRYYGVVEALVVENEGDDEGQVKLKFPWFDDTTVTDWVRVGQLYAGGGYGSVFVPEKGDEVLVAFVHGDMRYPIVLGGLYNGEDKPPTARTEGRDQKMIRTRHGHEVLLDDTESKAAVRITSAAGHVVELDDQGKALRITAAEGGSVTVTAQGEITLKAPKVTVDSPSIDLGGGATEPLVLGNALLQAFNTHAHPSAAGPTGPPTPPLTPAVLAKKARTA; encoded by the coding sequence ATGAGGGGCACGCCACGCGCCCGCTCCACCGACAGGCGCTACTACGGCGTCGTCGAAGCGCTCGTGGTGGAGAACGAGGGCGATGACGAAGGCCAGGTCAAGCTGAAGTTCCCCTGGTTCGACGACACCACGGTCACCGACTGGGTCCGGGTCGGTCAGCTCTACGCGGGCGGCGGCTACGGCTCGGTGTTCGTCCCCGAGAAGGGCGATGAGGTGCTCGTCGCCTTCGTCCACGGGGACATGCGCTACCCGATCGTGCTCGGCGGCCTCTACAACGGCGAGGACAAGCCGCCGACCGCCCGCACCGAGGGCCGCGACCAGAAGATGATCCGGACCCGGCACGGCCATGAAGTGCTCCTGGACGACACCGAGTCCAAGGCCGCCGTACGCATCACCTCCGCCGCCGGACACGTGGTGGAACTGGACGACCAGGGCAAGGCGCTCCGGATCACCGCGGCCGAGGGCGGCAGCGTCACCGTGACCGCACAGGGCGAGATCACCCTCAAGGCGCCGAAGGTGACGGTCGACTCCCCCTCCATCGACCTCGGCGGCGGCGCCACCGAACCGCTGGTGCTCGGCAACGCGCTGCTCCAGGCGTTCAACACCCACGCCCACCCCTCCGCCGCCGGGCCGACCGGCCCGCCCACCCCGCCGCTCACCCCCGCCGTACTGGCCAAGAAGGCGAGGACGGCATGA
- a CDS encoding GPW/gp25 family protein — MSEEFLGTGWRFPILPDASGRLGYAVGEESIEHCLRALLLTGTGERVMRPELGTRAHELVFAPGSVQNLRDLEQSIAAAVRDHEPRVDLEEVRAEADPADESRITVSVVYRIRRSNTKANLVFPFYTGLTGLTGFTGGTS, encoded by the coding sequence ATGAGCGAGGAGTTCCTCGGGACCGGCTGGCGGTTCCCGATCCTGCCCGACGCGTCCGGGCGGCTCGGGTACGCCGTCGGGGAGGAGAGCATCGAGCACTGTCTGCGGGCACTGCTGCTCACCGGCACCGGCGAGCGGGTCATGCGGCCCGAACTGGGCACCCGCGCCCACGAGTTGGTGTTCGCGCCCGGCAGTGTGCAGAACCTGCGCGATCTGGAGCAGTCGATCGCCGCCGCCGTCCGTGACCATGAGCCCCGGGTGGACCTGGAGGAGGTCCGCGCGGAGGCCGACCCGGCCGACGAGTCGCGGATCACCGTCTCGGTCGTCTACCGCATCCGGCGCAGCAACACCAAGGCCAACCTGGTGTTCCCGTTCTACACCGGACTCACCGGACTCACCGGCTTCACCGGGGGCACCTCATGA
- a CDS encoding putative baseplate assembly protein: MTLPAPKLDDLTWADMMAAIRRRIPAESDGTWTLHAPVDPGVTLLELFAYLLEQRLYWLDQVPDALVVAILRLLGLEPPRPARPAATVLRLAARQEGTDVPVVPAGTALTRDPTGQIVFTLDDDVAVLPLAEGGEVTVRTDRDRTADLRARRGIALLASDGAPAQVRFTLPLTGAHPAPGPIGLLVELDAPAASTPSWLPGAVADVPPPAELTWSWFRPGTEVSGGFARVEDGTAGLRRSGVVRLHPSAGWTTQDTGLLVSTPAATYTAPPRLLQLAVNVSAAHHHTYRTASGADLRDQIDAWLRLPGQHLILPDAAGRLLAATLRLAGREWLPVPDFTFGAPADRIFVLDRAEGALVFGDGLTGRIPRPDPDAHIDYVTGGGRGGNGGMTGNWLPAEDPPAPPGAVSAANLVRAEGGADPETITEARQRAAASLGEVTRAVTADDHVTLARTTPGVAIARAHPAVGEHPGFPCATVPGAVTVHIVPAAPRDDLAREDFVAAPLPDPGMLCAAAARLEQTRLLTSEVFVRAPRYREVTLRVTLSGDPADRTRVSTALTAALRRFLDPLVGGEGQDGWPFGQPLRPSALLRAAQRSLGDLADIAAVAIGLDGAEPDEECDEVPLGPGELPVLRTVHTRIVPAAQPGEGLS, from the coding sequence ATGACCCTGCCCGCACCGAAGCTGGACGATCTCACCTGGGCCGACATGATGGCGGCCATCCGCCGCCGGATCCCCGCCGAGTCCGACGGCACCTGGACGCTGCACGCGCCCGTGGACCCCGGCGTCACCCTTCTCGAACTCTTCGCCTACCTCCTCGAACAGCGGCTGTACTGGCTCGACCAGGTGCCGGACGCGCTCGTGGTCGCCATACTGCGGCTGCTCGGCCTCGAACCGCCGCGCCCCGCCCGCCCCGCCGCCACCGTGCTGCGCCTCGCCGCCCGGCAGGAGGGCACCGACGTACCCGTGGTCCCCGCCGGGACGGCGCTGACCCGGGACCCCACCGGGCAGATCGTCTTCACCCTCGACGACGACGTGGCCGTCCTCCCGCTCGCCGAGGGCGGTGAGGTCACCGTGCGGACCGACCGCGACCGCACGGCGGACCTGCGGGCTCGCCGCGGCATCGCGCTGCTGGCGAGCGACGGCGCCCCGGCACAGGTCCGGTTCACCCTGCCGCTCACCGGGGCGCACCCCGCGCCCGGCCCCATCGGCCTGCTCGTCGAGCTGGACGCGCCCGCCGCGTCCACGCCCTCTTGGCTGCCCGGGGCGGTCGCCGACGTACCGCCTCCGGCGGAGCTGACCTGGTCCTGGTTCCGGCCGGGCACGGAGGTCTCCGGCGGATTCGCGAGGGTCGAGGACGGCACGGCCGGGCTCAGACGGTCCGGTGTCGTCCGGCTCCATCCCTCGGCCGGCTGGACCACACAGGACACCGGGCTCCTGGTCTCCACCCCGGCCGCCACCTACACAGCCCCGCCCCGGCTCCTCCAGCTCGCCGTCAACGTGTCCGCCGCACACCACCACACGTACCGCACCGCGAGCGGCGCCGACCTCCGGGACCAGATCGACGCCTGGCTCAGACTGCCCGGCCAGCACCTCATCCTGCCGGACGCCGCAGGCCGCCTCCTGGCGGCGACCCTGCGGCTGGCGGGCCGGGAGTGGCTGCCGGTGCCGGACTTCACCTTCGGCGCACCGGCCGACCGGATCTTCGTGCTCGACCGGGCCGAGGGCGCGCTGGTGTTCGGCGACGGACTCACCGGGCGCATCCCCCGCCCGGACCCGGACGCGCACATCGACTACGTCACCGGCGGCGGCCGGGGCGGCAACGGCGGAATGACCGGCAACTGGCTGCCGGCCGAGGACCCTCCGGCCCCGCCGGGGGCGGTCTCGGCCGCCAACCTGGTACGGGCCGAAGGCGGCGCGGACCCGGAGACGATCACCGAGGCGCGTCAACGCGCCGCCGCGTCCCTGGGGGAGGTGACCCGCGCGGTCACCGCCGACGACCACGTCACCCTGGCCCGTACGACACCGGGTGTCGCCATCGCCCGCGCCCACCCGGCCGTCGGCGAGCACCCCGGCTTCCCGTGCGCCACGGTGCCCGGCGCGGTGACCGTCCACATCGTCCCGGCCGCGCCCCGCGACGACCTCGCCCGCGAGGACTTCGTCGCCGCGCCGCTCCCCGACCCCGGCATGCTGTGCGCGGCCGCCGCCCGCCTCGAACAGACGCGGCTGCTCACCTCCGAGGTCTTCGTCCGCGCGCCCCGCTACCGCGAGGTGACGCTGCGCGTCACCCTGTCCGGCGACCCGGCCGACCGCACCCGCGTGTCCACCGCGCTCACCGCCGCGCTGCGCCGCTTCCTCGACCCGCTGGTGGGCGGTGAGGGCCAGGACGGCTGGCCGTTCGGACAGCCGCTGCGGCCCTCGGCCCTGCTGCGGGCCGCGCAGCGGTCGCTGGGCGACCTCGCGGACATCGCCGCCGTGGCGATCGGCCTGGACGGGGCCGAACCGGACGAGGAGTGCGACGAGGTGCCGCTCGGCCCGGGGGAGCTTCCCGTCCTGCGGACGGTCCACACCCGGATCGTGCCCGCCGCCCAACCGGGGGAGGGGCTGTCATGA
- a CDS encoding putative baseplate assembly protein: MTGEVWWEKDAREREREDGRIVPGPGPTGGRPELVDATREAVRADVRGRIAGYTPDWTDPDRQDAGVALVRLFGTQAEPVLGRVNRLPEKVLAEHLATAGVRRRPAGAAAALLEFTVNPPDGASVLVPAGFQSAASTPAGQVVYETDQDLYATPATLADLAVQEAGTLQALPLGPAGPSRPFEPFGRDPEPGNALWIGLAGPTAPYPRLSLGFVVVAAPPAPAASGGAAPLPLPPAPLLRWDVLDGARLVPAEVMRDSTAGLGADGTVELRIPRSWEPGSPSGTRPRLRWLRLRIAHGAFAGPAPVLSGLRLNVVAATAARTIRDEPLQPVQDLAATGRRRMKLSQVPILAGSVVIEVDDDTGGDVFGTTNGTSSRWREVESLAGYGADDRVFTVDHESGEVTFGDGVSGAAVPPGFRNVRAVRYRVGGGSAGAVPAGAVNGVVTALPFVTGVGNPFPASGGTDAEPDADAMRRGAGELRARGRAVAPADYGQLATRAPGASVARARGVPGLHPDFAGVPIPGVVGVLVVPPLPPGDDAGEPPVPTAATLRAVADFLIREAAPAGVTVVAAPAPYRRVAVESWVSLDPDLDRAAVLARAGDAVRTYLDPLRGGEDGAGWPFGGALRHTALVRRLLAVDGVLAVTRLALTVDGVRRPPCTDHTLPPHTLIWPERPLLIPVGDRP; the protein is encoded by the coding sequence ATGACCGGCGAGGTGTGGTGGGAGAAGGACGCGCGGGAACGGGAGAGGGAGGACGGGCGGATCGTGCCCGGCCCCGGACCGACCGGCGGCCGGCCCGAACTGGTCGACGCGACCCGCGAGGCCGTCCGCGCCGACGTCCGCGGCAGGATCGCGGGCTACACCCCCGACTGGACCGACCCCGACCGGCAGGACGCCGGTGTCGCCCTCGTCCGCCTCTTCGGCACCCAGGCCGAACCCGTACTCGGCCGCGTCAACCGGCTGCCGGAGAAGGTCCTGGCCGAGCATCTGGCGACGGCGGGCGTGCGCAGGCGCCCGGCCGGTGCGGCGGCGGCGCTGCTGGAGTTCACCGTCAACCCGCCGGACGGCGCCTCCGTGCTCGTCCCAGCCGGGTTCCAGAGCGCCGCCTCGACCCCGGCGGGGCAGGTCGTCTACGAGACGGATCAGGATCTGTACGCCACCCCGGCCACCCTCGCCGACCTCGCCGTCCAGGAGGCCGGAACGCTGCAGGCCCTGCCGCTGGGGCCGGCCGGGCCCAGCCGCCCCTTCGAGCCCTTCGGCCGCGACCCGGAGCCCGGCAACGCGCTGTGGATCGGACTCGCCGGGCCGACCGCCCCCTACCCGCGGCTGTCGCTGGGCTTCGTGGTCGTCGCCGCTCCCCCCGCTCCCGCGGCCTCCGGCGGCGCGGCGCCCCTGCCGCTGCCGCCCGCACCGCTGCTGCGCTGGGACGTGCTGGACGGCGCCCGGCTCGTACCGGCCGAGGTGATGCGGGACTCCACGGCCGGGCTCGGCGCCGACGGGACCGTCGAGCTGAGGATCCCGCGCTCCTGGGAGCCGGGCAGTCCGTCCGGCACCCGGCCCCGGCTGCGCTGGCTGCGGCTGCGGATCGCCCACGGCGCCTTCGCCGGACCGGCCCCGGTGCTGTCCGGCCTGCGGCTGAACGTGGTCGCCGCCACCGCCGCCCGCACCATCCGGGACGAACCGCTGCAGCCCGTCCAGGACCTCGCCGCGACCGGACGGCGACGCATGAAGCTCAGTCAGGTGCCCATCCTCGCCGGATCGGTGGTCATCGAGGTGGATGACGACACGGGCGGCGATGTGTTCGGCACCACGAACGGCACCTCGTCCCGGTGGCGTGAGGTGGAGAGCCTGGCCGGGTACGGCGCCGACGACCGGGTGTTCACCGTGGACCACGAGAGCGGCGAGGTGACCTTCGGGGACGGCGTCAGCGGCGCGGCCGTCCCGCCCGGCTTCCGCAACGTCCGCGCCGTGCGCTACCGCGTGGGCGGCGGCAGCGCGGGCGCCGTACCGGCGGGCGCGGTGAACGGGGTGGTGACCGCGCTGCCGTTCGTCACCGGCGTGGGCAACCCCTTCCCGGCCTCCGGCGGAACGGACGCCGAGCCCGACGCCGACGCCATGCGCCGCGGCGCCGGTGAACTGCGCGCCCGCGGCCGCGCCGTGGCCCCGGCCGACTACGGGCAGCTCGCCACCCGCGCGCCCGGCGCCTCCGTGGCCCGCGCCCGGGGCGTGCCCGGCCTGCACCCCGACTTCGCCGGGGTGCCGATCCCCGGCGTGGTGGGAGTCCTCGTCGTACCGCCGCTACCGCCGGGCGACGACGCGGGCGAACCGCCGGTCCCCACCGCCGCGACCCTGCGGGCGGTCGCCGACTTCCTCATCCGTGAAGCCGCCCCCGCCGGAGTCACGGTGGTCGCCGCCCCCGCGCCGTACCGCCGCGTCGCCGTGGAGTCCTGGGTCTCCCTCGACCCCGACCTCGACCGGGCCGCGGTCCTGGCGCGGGCCGGGGACGCGGTGCGCACCTATCTGGATCCGCTGCGCGGCGGGGAGGACGGCGCGGGCTGGCCGTTCGGCGGCGCGTTGCGCCACACGGCGCTGGTCCGGCGGCTGCTGGCGGTCGACGGGGTGCTGGCCGTCACCCGGCTCGCGCTCACCGTCGACGGAGTGCGCCGCCCGCCCTGCACCGACCACACCCTCCCGCCCCACACCCTGATCTGGCCGGAGCGCCCGCTGCTGATCCCGGTAGGAGACCGGCCATGA